TCTCATTCAACAATTTATTATAAATATTAATAATTTTAATGTTATTTTTCTATTAACAGGTGGTCAACCTGCAAATAGTAATTATTACTCAGCAGGAGAGACAGATTTGTTAGTAACATGGTTGTATAAATTAACCGTAACAGTAGCAGATTATAATCTGGCATCTGTAATTGGCATCATTATCTTTATTCTTTCCGCAACTTTCTCATTACTTGCCTATACACGAAGCAATTCATTCAAAACAGAAGGAGTGTAAGCAAAATGAAAACAACGAAAAAAACGGGATTGATTTTTTGCTACGGACTTTTAACACTCCTGGCAATTGTGTGGTTATTTCCAATTGTTTGGATTATTGTGACAAGTTTTAGAGAAGAAGGAGGAACCTTTGTCACCTACTTTATTCCCAAACAGTGGACAATAAAGAACTATCAATTATTACTGACAAGTTCAACTTATCCTTTTGTACAATGGTTTATAAATACATTGATTGTGGCCAGTTTTAGTTGTCTCATTTCAACGTTAAGTACAATTGCAATTGCTTATTCGTTGAGTCGTTTACGTTTTAAAATGCGAAAGTCGTTTTTAAAAATAGCTTTAGTATTAAATATGTTTCCTGGATTTATGAGTATGATTGCTGTGTATTATATTTTAAAAGCGATGAATCTAACAGGAAGTTTGTTTGCATTGATTTTGGTTTATTCATCGGCTTCTGCCTTGGCATTTTATATTGCTAAAGGCTTCTTTGATACGATTCCTAAAACATTAGATGAATCTGCCATGATGGACGGCGCAAATCGGTATCAAATCTTTATCAGTATAACCTTGCCATTAAGTAAATCAATGATTGTTTATACCGCACTAACTACTTTTATGATTCCATGGATGGATTTTATCTTTGCAAAGATAATTTTAGGAGACAATGTAAATAAGTATACGGTTGCTATTGGTTTATTTACGATGCAAACAAAAGATAATATGAATAAGTATTTTATGGCCTTTACAGCTGGCTGTGTACTCATTGCTGTTCCAATCACTTTGTTATTTATCTTTATACAAAAATACTATGTAGAAGGAATTACAAGTGGATCTGTTAAGGAATAAAGAGGAATATAACTAACTTTTTCTTTAAATCAAGTCATTTTATGAAGAGAATGGTATATAAATTGTATTAACTGAAATTAGTTGTAAAGTTAAGTTAGACAAAAATATCTTATCTAATAATTAAAGTATTATACTATGTTGTTTTCTATGATTTTAGAATTTACATTCCAAAGAATGTAAATTTATTTTTTGTTTATTATATCTGTTAAGTGATTATTATTTTCTATAAAATACAATTTTGATAAAACATTATTTTAATGATTATCCAACATCTTTAACTCTTCTAGCCAGCGTCTTAAAATTTATTTGTTTTCATTGTCAATAAATATTCTTTTTTAACCCACTTTTCACTAGTCTGTGTTTTACTAGATGTTAATAATATTTTTACATTATGGCGAGTTATATTGCTATTATTTATGACTCAAAAAATTCACCTATGTTAGAATCAAAATATTTAGCCAAATTTATAACCTGTTTGAGAGCTATCTTTTAGTAATCTTAAAATAATGTATTATGAACAAATTTTTTGCAACATAATTTTTTCTTCATCTATATTGACATAATTATATTAATATTATATCTTCTACATATGAACATATATTTATATTTATATGTAGAAATGAGGAAAATCTATGTCAAAAAAGATATTTAAAACATTATCTGATTTTTTGGGAACCCACTTTATCTATACTTATGATAACGGTTGGGAATATGAATGGTATGCTAAGAATGATCATACTGTTGATTATAGAATACATGGTGGCATGGTTGCTGGTCGTTGGGTAACAGATCAACAAGCAGATATCGTTATGCTTACAGAAGGTATTTATAAAGTAGCTTGGACGGAACCCACTGGAACTGATGTAGTATTAGATTTTGTTCCTAATGAAAATAAGCTTAACGGCACAATCTTCTTTCCAAAGTGGGTGCAGGATCACCCTG
This is a stretch of genomic DNA from Melissococcus plutonius ATCC 35311. It encodes these proteins:
- a CDS encoding sugar ABC transporter permease; amino-acid sequence: MKTTKKTGLIFCYGLLTLLAIVWLFPIVWIIVTSFREEGGTFVTYFIPKQWTIKNYQLLLTSSTYPFVQWFINTLIVASFSCLISTLSTIAIAYSLSRLRFKMRKSFLKIALVLNMFPGFMSMIAVYYILKAMNLTGSLFALILVYSSASALAFYIAKGFFDTIPKTLDESAMMDGANRYQIFISITLPLSKSMIVYTALTTFMIPWMDFIFAKIILGDNVNKYTVAIGLFTMQTKDNMNKYFMAFTAGCVLIAVPITLLFIFIQKYYVEGITSGSVKE
- a CDS encoding phenolic acid decarboxylase; this encodes MSKKIFKTLSDFLGTHFIYTYDNGWEYEWYAKNDHTVDYRIHGGMVAGRWVTDQQADIVMLTEGIYKVAWTEPTGTDVVLDFVPNENKLNGTIFFPKWVQDHPEITVTYQNEHIDLMEESREKYETYPKLMVPEFATITYIGNAGLNNDDVISEAPYKELPDDIRNGRYFDQEYKRINRC